The DNA window ACTCAAAAAATGTTTCAACTGAAATGGCAATCACACTACCACCATATTCAATTCTCTGACGAGCTTGCCGCATTAACTGTCTTAAAATTAAACCCGCTTCATCAACTAAACTTAAACCTAACTCATCAAGATCTCTAAAATGACGATAAAATGAAGTAGGGGCAATACCAGCTTCACGTGCAACTTCACGTAAGCTTAAATTTGAAAAACACTTATCCACACTTAAATGATCAAAAGCCGCATCAATTAAAGCACGCCGTGTTTTTTCTTTTTGTTTTGCCCGAATTCCACTCATATCAATTTATTCCTCAATTTTATTTTTACTAAAACGACTCAGTTGTGGTGTGATTATACGTTCAATCATTCGAGCTACTTTCTGATAGCGTGTTCTTAATGGTGAACCCGGACGATACACTAACTCAATGGTTCGACTTGGTTCAGGATCAATACAAGGAAGATAACAAATATTCTTACAACTTTGTGGCAAAATAACATCCACAGAATTATCTATTTTCCTATTCGCAACATTACGTAGCTTACAATTTTGAGAAGGTACCGCTAATTCAGGAATTAAAGTTATCCCAGCGTTAGCTGCAACCATATTCCGTAGCGTCTCTAAGCTCGTCGCTTGGAAATGACTATTCTCTTTTGCACCAGCCGTAAAACAATAATCTAATGTTTGCTCTCGTAAACAATGCCCATCATCTAACATCAGCATTTCACAATCTTTTAATTCTGACATTTCAATCCAAGGTTTATTTGCCCAAGGATGCTGGTGTGGTACCGCTAATAACATCTTCTCTTGATATAAAGGCATACTAATAAAAGGATCACTCTCTTTTACTTTTGCCAATACAACACAATCCAATTGTCCTTTCTCTAATTGATCTAATAATTGGTTAGTTTGTGCTTCATATAAATAGAGTTCAAGATCAGGAAATTCTTGATGCAATAAGGGAACAATATGTGGTAATAAATAAGGTCCTACCGTTGGAATAACTCCTAGATGTAAAGGACCTGTCATTTCTTTACCTTGATTACTCGCCATCTCACGAAAAAGTTGAATTTCACGCAAAATATTACGAGCTTGTTCAACTAACAACAATCCTGATTGCGTAAATAAAACTTTACGACTAGTTCGCTCAAGTAAAACAATTCCCAATTCATCTTCTAGTTTACGAATTTGCCCACTTAATGTAGGCTGGCTAATATGGCAGGCATCTGCTGCTCGGCGAAAATGCTTATAATCAGCAAGTACAACTAAATATTCCAAATCACGGATATTCATAAATCCCTCATTGTTAAAAAAACAATCAAAGTAATAGGTGTAAGATTAGAACACTATACCATATTATTAGGTCAATTGGTGGGTATATAAACATACTTTATTATTTATTCTATTAAGGAGTTAATTATGTCTCAAAATCTTGAAGGAAAAAAACTTCCTGAAGTAACCTTTAAAATCTATCAAGACGGTACTTGGGTTTCACCTACTACTTCTGAACTTTTCGATAACAAAACTATCGTTTTATTTGGATTACCGGGTGCTTTTACTCCAGCGTGTAGTATTTCTCACCTACCACGTTATAACCAATTAGCCGATACCTTTAAACGCTATGGTGTTGATGATGTTCTTGTTGTATCTGTCAACGATACCTTTGTAATGAATGCTTGGAAAAAAGCAGAAAAGGCTGATAAAGTTACCTTTATCCCTGATGGTAATGGAGAATTTAGTCAAGCTTTAGGTCTATTAAGTCCAAAAACAGCAATTGGATTAGGTGACCGTTCACGCCGTTATTCAATGTTGGTGAAAAATGGAGTAGTTGAGAAATTCTTTATTGAAGAAGATGATCACGATGTTACCGTTTCTGGTGCTGATGCTATGTTGGCATACATTGCACCAAATCATCAAGAACAAATTGCCACTCTTTTCACTAAAACAGATTGCCCATACTGTGCTAAAGCAAAACAACTCCTAACAGATCATCATATCCAATACGATGAAATTGTTATTGGAAAAAATGCAACAGCTGACAGTTTGAAAGCTGTTTCTGGTCGTACCACTGTACCTCAAGTATTCATTAATGGAAAACATATCGGTGGTAGTGATGATCTAGAAAAATATTTAGCTGATAACACTTGTTAAGTTAAAAAACACATAACACTTAAAAAAGACCATTTTGGTCTTTTTTATTATCTTGCATTTTAAGAAAATATACGTATAATTTTGCCCTCACAGTCGTACCTATTTTCGTTCCTTGCTTCCGCAGATTGGCGACTGGTCTAGTGTCGGAGGCTGATTAACCCGTAAGGAGCAGTAATGCGTCACTACGAAATCGTGTTTATGGTCCACCCAGACCAAAGCGAACAAGTACCAAGCATGATTGAACGCTATACAGGTTCTGTAAAAGAAGCTGGTGGTCAAATTCATCGCTTAGAAGATTGGGGTCGTCGTCAATTAGCGTACCCAATTAATAAACTACATAAAGCACACTATGTGTTAATGAATGTAGAAGCACCGCAAGAAGTCATCGACGAGCTAGAAACAACTTTCCGTTACAATGACGCAATTCTTCGTAACGTAATCATTCGTACTAAGCACGCCGTAACAGAAGCGTCCCCAATGGTTAAAGCCAAAGATGATCGTAAGGCTTTAGCTGAAGTTGAAAACAACGATTTTGAGGATGCTGAAGAGTAATCTAAAACTTGATAACTGTTTTTCATTGATAGGCAAAGTTGCTTCTCATTTGAAACATAATACTAGCCCTAGTGGTATTGAACATTGTCGATTTTGGTTAGAACACCGTTCTGAACAAATAGAAGCAGGTTTATCAAGAAACGCTTGGTGTAAAATACCCGTTCAACTTAGTGGTAAGTATTTAACAAGTAAAACTCAAAGCATTACGGTCGGCAGTAACGTTTTAGTGAAAGGATTTTTAACCTCACATAAAACACAA is part of the Mergibacter septicus genome and encodes:
- the oxyR gene encoding DNA-binding transcriptional regulator OxyR — its product is MNIRDLEYLVVLADYKHFRRAADACHISQPTLSGQIRKLEDELGIVLLERTSRKVLFTQSGLLLVEQARNILREIQLFREMASNQGKEMTGPLHLGVIPTVGPYLLPHIVPLLHQEFPDLELYLYEAQTNQLLDQLEKGQLDCVVLAKVKESDPFISMPLYQEKMLLAVPHQHPWANKPWIEMSELKDCEMLMLDDGHCLREQTLDYCFTAGAKENSHFQATSLETLRNMVAANAGITLIPELAVPSQNCKLRNVANRKIDNSVDVILPQSCKNICYLPCIDPEPSRTIELVYRPGSPLRTRYQKVARMIERIITPQLSRFSKNKIEE
- a CDS encoding glutathione peroxidase; its protein translation is MSQNLEGKKLPEVTFKIYQDGTWVSPTTSELFDNKTIVLFGLPGAFTPACSISHLPRYNQLADTFKRYGVDDVLVVSVNDTFVMNAWKKAEKADKVTFIPDGNGEFSQALGLLSPKTAIGLGDRSRRYSMLVKNGVVEKFFIEEDDHDVTVSGADAMLAYIAPNHQEQIATLFTKTDCPYCAKAKQLLTDHHIQYDEIVIGKNATADSLKAVSGRTTVPQVFINGKHIGGSDDLEKYLADNTC
- the rpsF gene encoding 30S ribosomal protein S6; translated protein: MRHYEIVFMVHPDQSEQVPSMIERYTGSVKEAGGQIHRLEDWGRRQLAYPINKLHKAHYVLMNVEAPQEVIDELETTFRYNDAILRNVIIRTKHAVTEASPMVKAKDDRKALAEVENNDFEDAEE
- the priB gene encoding primosomal replication protein N, whose amino-acid sequence is MLKSNLKLDNCFSLIGKVASHLKHNTSPSGIEHCRFWLEHRSEQIEAGLSRNAWCKIPVQLSGKYLTSKTQSITVGSNVLVKGFLTSHKTQSGIFQLVLHAEQIEFID